The following nucleotide sequence is from Nomascus leucogenys isolate Asia chromosome 13, Asia_NLE_v1, whole genome shotgun sequence.
AACTAATAACCAAAGTGAGTGATACACAGGGTCTGCTGGGCTTGGCAGGTGTGACTGACAACAGTCTGGCTCTCACCTGTGCTGCTCCTTACCTGCCCAGTTTCTGACCCTCGCCAGTGAAGGCTCTGAAGGCTCCTTTCGGCTTCACAAAGTCCTCGTCCCGATGGTCCTCCATATCCAAGTTCACTTGTCCACCATGAGCTAGCCTCCGAAGCTCTGCTGGCACCTCCCTGTGGGAGAAAAGGCCATGCTGGGGTCCACAGAGAGAAGATGGAAATGACAGTGATGGGGAAAAGGGGAGAAGAAACCTCTCAGTCCCATGGTGAAAAATCGCTGGGCCTCCACAGCGAGCAGGCTAATCTGGTGGCTACCTGTCTGCCTCCACCTTTTCTCTTGTTTGTTTAGCCATGGCTGACACCTACTTCTTATTTGGCCACTTAGGTCTGCCTCAGGCCCAAAGgggaaaaatagacacaaaagGTTTTTGGAGCAGATCTATGAATCCGTATCTCAACTATGCTGAATCTGCTTCAAACAATTTACTTCTCAAATAATAAACATTCTGCCTCCTCCTTTCCCAACTGCTATCCACTCACTGATTTGGGACCTAGAGGATGGCTTTTTCACTCACCCTCTGCGGATAGACTCCAGAAATTGGGCATTGGATGGGTCTTGGTAGCTTCTGAGTTCTCCATTATCCAGGCTGAATCCACTCTTCCAGAGTTTCAATACTACATGGACCTGTGATGACAGGGAGTAAACAGTTACCAGTGATCTGGCAAGCATACCAATTTGAAATCGCAAATTAGCAGGTTTTTACTATTTCTCAGTGTTGCTACTATTAAAACACACatagacagacacacacatatacatgtgtgcacaAGCAACTCAACAAGCAAACTAAATTAACCTAGAATAGGAAGGTGGCCTAGCACAGACTAAGAGCAGGGGTTTTGTTTTAGGACACCTGAGGTTGCATCTTGACTGTGCCACTCACTAGCTATATGGCTCTGGGCAGGTGACTCAATCGACACTTTGCTTGTGCTTGGTATGCCGTGAGTGTCTGACTAAACTACCATGGCAAATCTTGCTCATGGACTATTCCACAGTCATTAAAAATGTTATCTACAAGTACTGTTCACAACAACTCCCACACACATTCACAGCAAAGGGTCCAGAAGGCTAAAAACCAATGCATTATCAGCTGCCTCGGaggataaaatttttattttcttcttgcttgactttattttggaataaaacccaaaatgatttaaaacatattataGAAATTAATGATCACAAGACTACAAGAAAATGTTTGTGgtataatattgaataaaaaagACTCAAAATTGTGTGTATGATTACACTTGTGGGGAGGGGGACCCTATGCACAGGGCTAAAAAGTAGTGGACAATgaggaaaacttaaaaaaaaaaattggtgttaAGTCTTCTCTGGTGGTCTGAAGACCAAGTTCTTCAGCTATACTCGCATCACTAGAGAACCCCAGATACACTGTACCTCTGCCTGAGATCCATGGGCTGCTCAAAAAACTCCTTCATTTGCCCATCCCCTTTCCCCACCTGTTCTCACCAGCTCTCACCCAGCACCCACGAAAGCTCCTTTGATTTTCCAGTAAGCGTCTTTGTTCGTGAACCACAGCAAGGGCACTGTCTCTGTTAGCTTCCCTTTCAGAGGCTGCTGGTTCATGCACAATATGTAACCAATCCCTTCAGAAAAATGGCAGAACAGTCCACAAGATTCCCTCATGGGAAGGTGGATGCACTCACATCTTGGCTGGAATGCTGCCTCTTTTCTCCTGCCACATAGGCAGACTCTTCCTCTGGTGCTGCCCCAAGGCGGTAGCCACCTCCTGCAAATGGCTGTAAGGGAAAGTTCATACACATTTAAGGGGTTGGTCCATGGTACAAGCGTTACTCAGATACAATGATATATATATCTTAGGTAAGAGTAAGAAAGAGGACAGGGTTCCTGATCAAGCTTGTTAGCTACTAGATGCACTTTCTCTGATATGAGACTCAGTGGATACACGGCCAGGCAGTATGGTAAATGAATTAGGTGGCCAGAATTGGGGTTAAGAGCTGGAAGGGGCAGTACCTGGCTAAAGGAAACAGATGCTACTAAACTCTCATTAACTGTGACCATGTAGGAATTTGGGTACAAGATAATATCAAAGACTTTTTGATTTTCCCAAAGGAGACAGAAATCCCGATTTTATATAAAACAGATGACTATTAAttcaagtaaaacaaaataaaacaccaagTAAGTCAAATTCGACAGGCCAAACAAAACATGTACGCAGAATCCAATCTAGATCATAGGCTGTAGGTTTGAAAACTCTGCCCCAAATCTTGGTTTCACGTTAAAGGGTGAGATAAACTACACTCACGTTCTGCACAGAAGACCaagtaagcaaatgaaaaaaagaaaaaaatcagttactACCAGGGTGAAGAAGGTGGCATTCCCAGTTCTGGAATCTCAGTCCTGTGGGCACAGACAATGACCCTTATACTCACTCTCGGTTTACTGGTCTCTCCGGGGCTCTTGGTCACTCGCTCCACAGCTACAGCTCCATGCTCTTTGGCACCTTTAAAGAGATCATCCACCAGCTCGTTGGGACTTTTCTTCCTGGGAGGGCCAACAATCTGCTGTCCACTTCTCTCTGAGCCCCCAGCATAAAACCTGTGTACAAAATACACCTCTAACATGAAACACTCATGGAAAACATAAATAGCGCATGTGCCAGGTTGGTGCTGGGCACACTGAGGTAAACGGTACAATGCTTGTCTTTAAAGAATTTACTGGCTAGCTGGGAACACATGGAAGGAGGCAAGCAGGTACAATGCAGTGTGAGCAGCAACAGAAGTCAGTAAGGGAACACTGGGTGGGAAGGACAGCCAAGGCTTCCTTTAAGGGCGTCTTCTGGGCCGAGTCTTGAGGATAAGGATGAGTTTATCAGGTGAACAAATTGGGGAAAGGCATTCCAAGCATGCAAAACAGCTTATCAGCTCAGGAGAGAGTCTCAGCTGGGAATATCAATCTGGTGGCCAGGCTCCTCTCCAGGAGACAGTGACTGCAGTCATAGTCAGAAGTAGCTACCACTAGTGACTTGGGGTTAATGGTGGCACTGGCATGGTTAGTACAAGCAGCTAGGCTCcagtcttggctctgccactgtATGTCCTGGGTAAGCCAGTGCACTACTCTGTAACtcactttctttgtctttgaaatGGGAGGGAAGGACCACATGCCCTACCTACCTGCTCCTTAAGTCAGAGCCGTGAGGTTCAAATCAGCAGATGTATGCAAAAGAACAAGCACAGAGTAATGCACACAGGTAAGGTGGTGTGACACAGCACCAGGAGCTCCCCCAAGCCTCACCTCACCTTGCCATTCATGTGACACACACTGTGGCCCCTGAGGAAAGGGTACCGGAGGTCAGAGAAGCTCCAATCTCAAATACAAGCCCCAAGACACCCACACTGGGCTTTgcaataggccaggcatggctTGAGATAATCAAGTTAGTACTTTTTTATATGGGCCTGAAAACCAGTTGTCATGCAGCCTGGCCTACTGCCTCCTTATTACTCCTATTCAGAGCTAAGTCAACAGCTTGCCCCCAAGCGGGAAAAATTGAGAACCTATAAAAATTAGTCTCAGCCCTCTATTTCCTGACATTCACCAGGGAATGAGAGGCAAAGCCACAGGCCCTGACAAGGTCAACAGTACCAGTGTCCTTTCAGGTCTGAAATGCTGAGGGGTCAAGGAAGTAAGCAGAATGTGAAATAAAGGAAGGTCACTGCCTGGAGGACGTGACTGGGTGGGAGGAGAATGAGAAAGTCATTTAGGAGCTAGGCATTCATGTACTTGATGACACTGCCTTTCACTCAGGAGTGTGAAACCctaaaattaacatatattctTATATCCAGGAGTATCTAAAAGGAAGGTTTTGAGGCAGTGTGAAGGTCACAATAGGAATGAAAATAGAGAACAGAACACATGTAATTTCTCAGCCCACTTCCCCAAAGACTGACCATGATGAGATAACTGCATTCCCGAAATAGTTATTATACAATTTTCCTTAGGAATGTCTGACAGACCAAGGCAGACCCTGTAAAGAATCAAAACCCATGAAATGAGGCTGTAGCCAGTTCATTCTTGTTCATTCCAGGTAGATGAAGTTCTGCTAAATGGACTATAAAGTCTTTATTAAGGGATCTCAAAGCCCTGGTTTCAGAACTAGGAGCCTGTAATCAAGAGCCTTAAAAATATGCATGCCCTTGACctggtatttccatttttaaaaactatcctaaaaaataatctgaaatgtGGTTAATTAATCCACAAAAATGTTCACAGCACTGATATTTACAGTagtaaaacattgaaaataacctaaatgtcagGCATCCCATATAACACATTATTATTACAGCATATGAAAAGGCATATGAAGGATTTTAATGACATGGGGAAACATTTGAGATGTAGCATTGATCCAACAAAACCATATTTATATACAAAGACTGGATGGAAATATGCCAAAACATCAACCAAGTTACCAAAAGGTAGATGAGTTTAAGACTTTTTCATTATACTAGTCTGTATTTTCCATAAtggacatttttattataatgttctAAAGGTTAAAAACAAATAGTTGATGTGTGCATGTCTACTGGGGGAAATATACACTTATACGCctattattctgttttttacatgatgttttttaaattaaaaagaaaaagctggaaagaaatataccaaaaaatgGATACCTGGTTACGTATGGACTGTAATATAATGAAtaactttttccttcttttccttattttttaaaattgtaaattggcaatttataattgttatatactTATGgtgtacaaagtgatgttatgcTTTAACAATATGAAGTggattaaatcaagctagttagcatattcatcacctcaaatactcaaaatttttgtggtgagaacacttgaaaTTAACACttggcaattttgaaatgtacaatgcTCTTTTATTAATTATACTCATCATGCTGTGCAAGagatctaaaaaagaaaaagccccaAACCATATTCCTCCTAAGATTTTATACCCTTTGACCATCATCTCCCCATTATCCCCTCACTTCTGCCTCTGTAACCACACTCTGCCGACTGTTCTAGATTGGAATTGCTCTATATTCCACACATGAGAGCATGccatatttgtgtttctgtgcctggcttattttagtTAGCATAACGTTCTCTATCCATGTTATTGAAAATgacaatttccttctttttaaagactgagtagtattcctactgtgtatatacaccacatttgctttatccattcatctgctggtAAGACACTTATGCTGATCCATAACTTCGCTACTGTGAAGAGCACCGCAATGAGCATGGGAACGTAGACACCTCTTTACAAattgatttcaaatctttttagTCAATACCAAAAAGTGGGACTGCTAGATCTTTTCCTTGTTTCCCTCCCCTAATATTCCTCAATAAATACATTAAGTAACAGAACAGGGGTCACTTCTAAGCTACAAGGAATAGAAGAGACTTCCTAGGATATAACCCACACAGACCAGCCCACAGTAGTAATGGCTAACAATAACCAAACATGCTTACCAGGTCTTGTTCTAGGTGATTTACACATTACCCTGGACTTCCCTGTGAACTGTCCCCCTGACCCCCTCTAGAAGACTCACCTCtggccttcctcctcctcctcatcttcatctTGGTCATGAATGAGGTCTCTGAAGGATGTCACTCTATTATCACTGGAGACACAGAAAGGAGCAAAATGATCTCAGGGAGCATTAAGAAAGGTAACCCTCATCACCAGCTGCTAAGGAGGTGAAGACACTGAGGTTAAATTTTTGGTAGGCGAGAGGAGGACATTATGCGGAGAAAGGTTAATCCCCTAAGATTACACATAAAATAATGtggcatttattttttcaagatcaCACAGATCGAGTATAAATTAGAAAGTCCTATCGTGAGGTAAAAAGGAATCCCAATTTAAGCTGTCCTGGCtttaataaaaactagaaagtattgattaatatttaggaaaaatagCAGTGTTGTGTGGGGTGGACACAACTAAAAATGAGTACAAGGCTTAAGTAGTACAGACAGTGGGGAATAATAGGGAAACTAAGAAACGCttcccagaaaaatgaaatatttggacCAGCTGCCGAAGAACTAGTGGACAGTCATGGTGATGGGGCTGCTGGGGAAAAGGGGTTGGTGTAGCATTATAGGAAAGCAGCATACACAGTGCACAGAGACCAGAGAGAGTTGAAGGAAGGACACATAGCCAAGAAgtaggaatgaatgaatatgagGGTGACAGCACTGGAGGAAAAGCAAGCCCCAGTCTACTTCTGCTGAAGGTTAGTCAAGAAGTAgtacttatttttagaaaaaaaagcagtgttGTATGGGATGGGCACTACTAAAAATGAGCGTGAGAAGGGTTCTTTCTGACATTATCTTCCACTGCCACTTTCCACCTAGTTTAGATCTGTCCTCAAGGAACAAGCTTAAGTTTTTCAAGGATCATAAGACAagttttatcaaaaaaaaaaaaaaattctgtatttcttAGGAGAAAAAAGCAGCTTCCATATAATATGGGAGAaagagggtgatatggtttggctctgtgtccccacccaaatctcatgttgaattgtaattcccaatgttggaggagggacctggatCATGCAGgtggatttcccccatgctgttctcatgatagtgagtgagctctcacaagatctgatcgttttaaaatgtgtggcacctcccccttcacacatgctctctcctgccaccatgtgaagatgtgcttgcttccccccttcgccttctaccatgattgtaagtttcctaaggccttccagctatgcttcctgtacagctgtggaactgtgagtcaattaaatctcttttcttcataaattacatagtctcaggtagttctttatagcagtgtgagaaaagaCTAACACAGAGAGTAATACAGGTTTAGTGAGGCTTTAATGAGCTGTTTACTAGGAAGAAAGCTCCAGTTCAGTCTTGAAGATTTATTTCAAGGAGACAATCAGGGGACAGAAGAGTTTTGAGGTTCCATCAACTAGAAGTGAGAAGGCAAAAACCAATCAATGGAGCAAACAAGCTCCCTGCATGAGTTGGCTCCTGAGAACAGTCTGCTGGGCATTCCTTGATGCTTGATATGACATGGTTCAAAAGGATCTGGGTGATGAGATCTGTACTGGTACCCTGAGAGTACTAGTTCCACTCATTCATCTTCCCAAAGGGAATTTTCCATACATGCTTAGCCTAAAGTTTCTTCCAATGACTAGGCTAGGATGAgcatctatgaaaaaaatattttctatttccctgttgttaaactttcaaatatatgtgtgtacacttgcttgggcaaatcacttgctCTGGCTATGGCTTTGTTTCTTTCCCCCAAAACTCATACACCCAGACTCTGATGGTATCCGACATTGATTCTGGTGTCCATGTACCAGGTTCCAATCCTAATTCTGACTCCTATCCTTGGGATCTTGGACTTGCTGTTTAAATTCTCAAAGCCTTCATTTTCTCACATGTAAATAAGATAATCACAGCAGCAACCTATGGCCTTTCTGTGTGCAGGTGGGGTACTGATGCACGGAAAGTCTTCTGCATGGTGTGGCACATTTAAGTACTACTCTTGAgtagcagttctcaaagtgtggtcatGGACCAGGAGCATGAGCATTACAGTGAAcctgtcagaaatgcaaatcctCAGGCCCCCTCTTAATTCTCCTGAATCAGAGCCTCTGGAAGGGGTATCCAGCAATCTAGCCTTAAGGAGCCCCTGAGGTAACTCCGACATATATTCAAGTTCAGAACCACTGTCTGGAGTACTGCTTTCAGTTACCTTATGGCATGGATGTCCTAGGGATATTACCAATTGCAGAATACTTTTGTCCTACGGTCTCTATAAATTGGCTAAATATCTCAGAGAGGTCAATTTTTCAATATTAGAACTATCTCCCGGGCTACTCTGGCATACTGAAGTGGCACAAAACTCTTTCATCAAATgacattttctgcttttaatctGGTTACCCTAGCTCTGCCtctctgtgatgatggaaatgctctatctgcactgtccaacacagaagccactagccacatatggctattaAGCATCTGAAATGTGGTTAGAGCAAATGAGTAACAATgtttaattctaattaatttaaatagctaGTGGCTACCTTATTGGATAGTGTAATTTTAGAGACTCAGACAATGGTAGTCCCTGA
It contains:
- the NSFL1C gene encoding NSFL1 cofactor p47 isoform X3; this encodes MAAERQEALREFVAVTGAEEDRARFFLESAGWDLQIALASFYEDGGDEDIVTISQATPSSVSRGTAPSDNRVTSFRDLIHDQDEDEEEEEGQRFYAGGSERSGQQIVGPPRKKSPNELVDDLFKGAKEHGAVAVERVTKSPGETSKPRNPFAGGGYRLGAAPEEESAYVAGEKRQHSSQDVHVVLKLWKSGFSLDNGELRSYQDPSNAQFLESIRRGEVPAELRRLAHGGQVNLDMEDHRDEDFVKPKGAFRAFTGEGQKLGSTAPQVLSTSSPAQQAENEAKASSSILIDESEPTTNIQIRLADGGRLVQKFNHSHRISDIRLFIVDARPAMAATSFILMTTFPNKELADESQTLKEANLLNAVIVQRLT
- the NSFL1C gene encoding NSFL1 cofactor p47 isoform X2 gives rise to the protein MAAERQEALREFVAVTGAEEDRARFFLESAGWDLQIALASFYEDGGDEDIVTISQATPSSVSRGTAPSDNRVTSFRDLIHDQDEDEEEEEGQRSRFYAGGSERSGQQIVGPPRKKSPNELVDDLFKGAKEHGAVAVERVTKSPGETSKPRPFAGGGYRLGAAPEEESAYVAGEKRQHSSQDVHVVLKLWKSGFSLDNGELRSYQDPSNAQFLESIRRGEVPAELRRLAHGGQVNLDMEDHRDEDFVKPKGAFRAFTGEGQKLGSTAPQVLSTSSPAQQAENEAKASSSILIDESEPTTNIQIRLADGGRLVQKFNHSHRISDIRLFIVDARPAMAATSFILMTTFPNKELADESQTLKEANLLNAVIVQRLT
- the NSFL1C gene encoding NSFL1 cofactor p47 isoform X1; protein product: MAAERQEALREFVAVTGAEEDRARFFLESAGWDLQIALASFYEDGGDEDIVTISQATPSSVSRGTAPSDNRVTSFRDLIHDQDEDEEEEEGQRSRFYAGGSERSGQQIVGPPRKKSPNELVDDLFKGAKEHGAVAVERVTKSPGETSKPRNPFAGGGYRLGAAPEEESAYVAGEKRQHSSQDVHVVLKLWKSGFSLDNGELRSYQDPSNAQFLESIRRGEVPAELRRLAHGGQVNLDMEDHRDEDFVKPKGAFRAFTGEGQKLGSTAPQVLSTSSPAQQAENEAKASSSILIDESEPTTNIQIRLADGGRLVQKFNHSHRISDIRLFIVDARPAMAATSFILMTTFPNKELADESQTLKEANLLNAVIVQRLT
- the NSFL1C gene encoding NSFL1 cofactor p47 isoform X4 — its product is MAAERQEALREFVAVTGAEEDRARFFLESAGWDLQIALASFYEDGGDEDIVTISQATPSSVSRGTAPSDNRVTSFRDLIHDQDEDEEEEEGQRFYAGGSERSGQQIVGPPRKKSPNELVDDLFKGAKEHGAVAVERVTKSPGETSKPRPFAGGGYRLGAAPEEESAYVAGEKRQHSSQDVHVVLKLWKSGFSLDNGELRSYQDPSNAQFLESIRRGEVPAELRRLAHGGQVNLDMEDHRDEDFVKPKGAFRAFTGEGQKLGSTAPQVLSTSSPAQQAENEAKASSSILIDESEPTTNIQIRLADGGRLVQKFNHSHRISDIRLFIVDARPAMAATSFILMTTFPNKELADESQTLKEANLLNAVIVQRLT